One stretch of Anolis sagrei isolate rAnoSag1 chromosome 11, rAnoSag1.mat, whole genome shotgun sequence DNA includes these proteins:
- the ZBTB6 gene encoding zinc finger and BTB domain-containing protein 6, translating to MAADSDVLHFQFEQQGDAVLQKMNLLRQQNLFCDVSIYINDTEFPGHKVIFAACSTFMRDQFLLTQSQQVRITILQSAEVGRKLLLSCYTGALEVKRKELLKYLTAASYLQMVHIVEKCTEALSKYLEMDAALEGEAGQPEKCHSSDMETGGKDGGADGDCEIIEISEDSPIHHVKREKGERPRLIPDRKEAKSPEISAVEIGYKDEEICIFQMGPDVDDDNERFSQPSTSSKPNLYFPETQHSLINSTVESRMTETSAAPFQSFGGENPEGAAMPGLGNPEDSGYSWRHQCPKCPRGFLHLENYLRHLKMHKLFLCLQCGKTFTQKKNLNRHIRGHMGIRPFQCMVCLKTFTAKSTLQDHLNIHSGDRPYKCHCCDMDFKHKSALKKHLTSVHGRSGADKASFDTITQVRIDYD from the coding sequence ATGGCTGCCGACTCGGACGTCCTCCACTTCCAGTTCGAGCAGCAGGGCGACGCCGTCCTGCAGAAGATGAACCTCCTGCGGCAGCAGAACCTCTTCTGCGACGTCTCCATCTACATCAACGACACGGAGTTCCCGGGGCACAAGGTGATCTTTGCGGCCTGCTCCACCTTCATGCGGGACCAGTTCCTCCTGACCCAGTCCCAGCAGGTGCGCATCACCATCCTGCAGAGCGCCGAGGTCGGCCGGAAGCTGCTCCTCTCCTGCTACACGGGGGCTCTGGAGGTGAAGCGGAAGGAGCTCCTCAAATACCTGACGGCCGCCAGTTACCTGCAGATGGTCCACATCGTGGAGAAGTGCACGGAGGCGCTTTCCAAGTACCTGGAGATGGATGCTGCCCTGGAAGGTGAGGCAGGGCAGCCCGAGAAGTGTCACTCCTCCGACATGGAGACCGGAGGCAAAGACGGAGGCGCGGACGGGGACTGCGAGATTATTGAGATTTCCGAAGATAGCCCCATTCACCACGTCAAACGGGAAAAGGGGGAGAGACCGAGGCTGATCCCGGATCGCAAGGAGGCCAAAAGCCCGGAGATATCGGCCGTCGAGATCGGATACAAGGACGAGGAGATCTGCATCTTCCAAATGGGTCCCGACGTGGACGATGACAACGAACGTTTTTCGCAGCCCTCCACCTCTTCGAAGCCCAACCTGTACTTCCCGGAGACTCAGCACTCTTTGATCAACTCGACGGTGGAGAGCCGGATGACGGAAACCTCCGCAGCGCCGTTCCAGAGCTTTGGGGGCGAGAACCCGGAAGGCGCCGCAATGCCGGGGTTGGGCAACCCGGAGGATTCGGGCTACTCGTGGCGCCACCAGTGCCCCAAATGCCCCCGCGGCTTCCTCCACCTGGAGAACTACCTCCGGCACCTCAAGATGCACAAGCTCTTCCTGTGCCTGCAGTGCGGGAAGACCTTCACGCAGAAGAAGAACCTCAACCGGCACATCCGGGGCCACATGGGCATCCGGCCCTTCCAGTGCATGGTGTGCCTCAAGACCTTCACGGCCAAGAGCACCCTCCAGGACCACCTCAACATCCACAGCGGGGACCGGCCCTACAAGTGCCACTGCTGCGACATGGACTTCAAGCACAAGTCCGCCCTCAAGAAGCACCTCACCTCCGTCCACGGGAGGAGCGGCGCGGACAAGGCCTCCTTCGACACCATCACCCAGGTCAGGATAGACTACGACTAG
- the ZBTB26 gene encoding zinc finger and BTB domain-containing protein 26: MTDRADSLHFQFDNYGDAMLQKMDKLREENKFCDVTIRIDDLEVHGHKIVFAAGSPFLRDQFLLNDSREVKISILQSAEVGRQLLLSCYSGVLEFPEMELVNYLTAASFLQMSHIVKRCTQALWKFIKPKQTPTPLESKEESPRQTNSSEPKTSGEEEEEEEEEDEEDSLQADSPCIQPSEDDSMDMDDSDIQIVKVESIGEASEVRRKKDQSPFVSSEQQSSLHSSEPQHSLINSTVENRVGEMEQGQLHNYALSYAGGENLLAASKDMFGPNPRGLDKGLQWHHQCPKCTRVFRHLENYANHLKMHKLFMCLLCGKTFTQKGNLHRHMRVHAGIKPFQCKICGKTFSQKCSLQDHLNLHSGDKPHRCNYCDMVFAHKPVLRKHLKQLHGKNSFDNANERNVQDVAVDFDSFSCCSSGTDSKGGPPGDGGQVLDAGKLAQAVLSLRSENACVN; encoded by the coding sequence ATGACCGACCGAGCCGATAGCCTCCACTTCCAGTTTGACAACTACGGCGACGCCATGCTGCAGAAGATGGACAAGCTGCGAGAGGAGAACAAGTTCTGCGACGTCACCATCCGCATCGACGACCTCGAGGTCCACGGCCACAAAATCGTCTTTGCCGCCGGCTCCCCTTTCTTGAGAGACCAGTTCCTGCTGAACGACTCCCGGGAAGTGAAGATCTCCATCTTGCAGAGCGCCGAGGTCGGGCGGCAGCTGCTCCTCTCCTGCTACAGCGGCGTCCTGGAGTTCCCCGAGATGGAGCTGGTGAACTACTTGACCGCGGCCAGCTTCCTCCAGATGAGCCACATCGTGAAGCGATGCACGCAGGCGCTGTGGAAGTTCATCAAGCCGAAGCAGACGCCGACGCCGCTCGAGAGCAAAGAGGAGAGCCCGCGGCAGACGAACTCTTCAGAACCGAAGAccagtggggaggaggaggaggaagaagaggaggaggatgaagaagatTCCTTGCAAGCAGATTCCCCCTGCATCCAGCCCTCCGAGGACGACAGCATGGACATGGATGACAGCGACATCCAGATTGTGAAGGTGGAGTCCATCGGGGAGGCTTCGGAAGTCCGACGCAAGAAGGACCAGAGTCCGTTCGTTTCCTCGGAGCAGCAAAGCTCCCTCCATTCATCGGAGCCCCAGCATTCCCTCATCAACTCCACGGTGGAGAACCGggttggggagatggagcagggccAGCTCCACAACTATGCGCTCTCCTACGCCGGGGGTGAGAACCTGCTGGCGGCTTCCAAGGACATGTTTGGCCCCAACCCGCGGGGGCTGGACAAGGGCCTCCAGTGGCACCACCAGTGCCCCAAGTGCACCCGAGTCTTCCGGCACCTGGAGAACTACGCCAACCACTTGAAGATGCACAAGCTCTTCATGTGCCTCCTCTGCGGCAAGACCTTCACCCAGAAGGGCAACCTCCACCGGCACATGCGGGTCCACGCCGGCATCAAGCCCTTCCAGTGCAAGATCTGTGGGAAGACCTTCTCGCAGAAGTGCTCCCTGCAGGACCACCTCAACCTCCACAGCGGGGACAAGCCCCACCGCTGCAACTACTGCGATATGGTCTTCGCCCACAAGCCCGTCCTGCGCAAGCACCTCAAGCAGCTCCACGGCAAGAACAGCTTTGACAACGCCAACGAGCGCAACGTCCAGGACGTCGCCGTGGATTTCGACTCCTTCAGCTGCTGCAGCTCTGGGACGGACTCCAAAGGTGGCCCGCCCGGCGACGGCGGACAGGTGCTGGATGCGGGGAAGCTGGCCCAAGCCGTGCTCAGTTTGCGGAGCGAAAATGCCTGCGTGAATTGA